A genomic window from Bacillota bacterium includes:
- a CDS encoding LysR family transcriptional regulator has product MNLSLLQTFVTVVEMASLSGAARKLHLTQPAVSKHIQALEEHYGTQLLERVGRRIKLTEAGEILFRNSLEIMAIMEQTDQAIAESSAQIRGRLALGASNIPGHYILPAIVGRFKKAYPEAQITLEIGDTSQIISQLLEGKINVGVVGAWVKNRKLTGTKFAEDEICLIVPPDHPRAKDGAIEIKDLLKENLIWREKGSGTRMVIEEKLNQAGLSPEKLKIVLELGSTEAVISAVEAGLGAALVSRWATQKVEDLGRVVSLSVKNLDLKRDLYLVYPKQKSYPRVVQAFLDFVRE; this is encoded by the coding sequence GTGAATCTGAGTTTGTTGCAAACCTTTGTTACAGTGGTAGAGATGGCCAGCCTTTCTGGGGCGGCCCGGAAACTACATCTAACCCAACCAGCGGTGAGCAAGCACATTCAGGCCCTGGAAGAGCACTACGGCACCCAGTTGTTGGAACGGGTTGGGCGGCGGATCAAGCTGACCGAGGCGGGGGAGATTTTGTTCCGAAACTCGTTGGAAATCATGGCAATAATGGAGCAAACCGATCAGGCAATCGCCGAATCTTCTGCTCAGATCAGAGGACGGCTGGCGCTGGGAGCGAGCAATATACCCGGTCACTACATTTTACCGGCGATCGTCGGGCGCTTTAAAAAAGCTTACCCTGAGGCCCAGATCACCTTGGAGATCGGTGATACCAGTCAGATCATTAGTCAATTGTTGGAAGGGAAAATCAACGTTGGCGTGGTGGGGGCGTGGGTGAAAAACAGGAAGCTGACGGGTACTAAATTTGCCGAGGATGAAATTTGCTTGATTGTACCCCCCGATCATCCCCGGGCAAAAGATGGCGCTATTGAAATTAAAGATCTGCTGAAGGAGAATTTGATCTGGCGGGAAAAAGGATCGGGTACGCGCATGGTGATCGAGGAAAAACTGAACCAAGCTGGTTTAAGCCCGGAGAAGTTAAAGATCGTGTTGGAGTTAGGGAGTACCGAGGCGGTGATCTCAGCCGTTGAGGCTGGTTTGGGAGCAGCTTTGGTTTCCCGGTGGGCGACCCAAAAAGTTGAAGACCTGGGTCGTGTGGTCAGCCTGAGTGTTAAAAACCTTGACCTCAAACGAGATCTATATCTGGTCTACCCAAAACAAAAGTCTTATCCCCGCGTAGTGCAAGCATTTTTAGATTTCGTCAGGGAGTAA
- a CDS encoding ATP-binding cassette domain-containing protein, which produces MDEGGIRVLEAVDISLSFPVNGNSVAKEVLNHINVTLEPGKFYAITGPNGGGKTSLAKVIMGIYQPSGGRLYYKGEDITELSVTERARRGIAYAFQQPPRFKGLRVRDLLRIANHDLDEAALHGLLRNVGLCFEDYIDREVDASLSGGEMKRIEIATLLARQGEMTIYDEPEAGVDLWTFHQLVNVIINQHHKRQGTTLVITHNERFLMAADEVMLVADGEIRERGKVDKIWPLIKDDYNCQWRNQCGGETNDPNCIR; this is translated from the coding sequence ATGGATGAAGGAGGGATTAGGGTGCTGGAAGCAGTTGATATCAGTTTGAGCTTTCCAGTTAACGGCAACAGCGTGGCCAAAGAAGTGCTTAACCACATTAATGTAACGCTGGAACCGGGTAAATTTTACGCTATTACTGGACCAAACGGGGGAGGCAAAACATCCTTAGCCAAAGTGATCATGGGAATCTATCAGCCTTCCGGGGGAAGGTTGTATTATAAAGGAGAAGACATCACCGAGTTAAGTGTCACTGAGCGGGCCCGGCGGGGGATTGCTTATGCTTTTCAGCAGCCGCCCCGGTTTAAGGGATTGCGCGTCCGTGACCTCTTGCGGATCGCCAATCACGACCTGGACGAAGCGGCCCTGCATGGTCTCTTACGGAACGTAGGCTTGTGTTTTGAGGACTATATTGACCGGGAGGTTGACGCCAGCTTATCGGGTGGTGAGATGAAACGGATTGAGATCGCGACACTTCTCGCCCGACAGGGAGAAATGACCATCTACGACGAACCGGAAGCCGGGGTTGACCTCTGGACATTTCACCAGTTGGTCAACGTGATTATCAACCAGCACCACAAACGGCAGGGCACAACTTTAGTCATTACCCATAATGAAAGATTTCTCATGGCTGCGGACGAGGTCATGCTGGTCGCTGATGGGGAAATTCGGGAGCGGGGTAAGGTGGACAAGATCTGGCCTCTGATCAAGGATGACTATAACTGCCAGTGGAGAAATCAGTGTGGAGGAGAAACGAATGACCCTAACTGCATTAGATAA
- a CDS encoding DUF3343 domain-containing protein, which translates to MPDKSAIFTFPSTHHALKAEQVLKSTPFKTTIIPVPRELTSLCGLAIKVDPEHRVAVEETLVAYGVKIEGVFLLPHKKQSHMRV; encoded by the coding sequence ATGCCCGATAAGTCAGCGATTTTCACCTTTCCTTCTACCCATCACGCCTTAAAAGCCGAGCAAGTGCTGAAGTCAACCCCGTTCAAGACTACCATCATCCCGGTGCCACGGGAGCTCACTTCCCTTTGTGGCCTGGCGATTAAGGTTGACCCGGAACACCGGGTGGCGGTTGAGGAAACTCTTGTCGCCTATGGTGTAAAAATCGAAGGAGTTTTTCTGCTTCCTCATAAGAAACAGAGCCATATGCGGGTTTAA
- a CDS encoding SufD family Fe-S cluster assembly protein, with translation MTLTALDKQLLAMIADLHDIPAGAYNIRKDGGAVARQSSANIEILPKTDKPGIDIIVKPGTKQEAVHIPVIMTKTGLHDLVYNTFDIGEGADVLVVAGCGIHNSGQEKTQHDGIHEIIVRRGGKLRYVEKHFGQGDGGKRVLNPQTIITVEEGAVAELELIQIKGVDNTIRLTRAEVKKHGLLKMVEKLLTHNEQNAESSIVITLVGEDSAAQVISRAVAQDSSKQVFKASLIGQNRSRGHVECDAIIMDQAKITSVPELHAEHAEAELTHEAAIGKIAGDQLLKMMSLGLTEQEAIETILSGFLR, from the coding sequence ATGACCCTAACTGCATTAGATAAACAGCTACTGGCGATGATCGCGGATCTCCACGATATTCCCGCCGGAGCATACAACATCAGAAAAGACGGCGGCGCGGTGGCCCGCCAGTCTTCAGCCAATATTGAAATCCTTCCGAAAACGGACAAGCCCGGCATTGACATCATCGTCAAACCGGGGACCAAGCAGGAAGCGGTGCACATTCCAGTAATAATGACCAAAACTGGCTTACACGATCTGGTTTACAATACTTTCGACATTGGTGAAGGAGCAGACGTCCTGGTGGTGGCCGGTTGTGGTATTCATAACAGCGGGCAAGAGAAAACGCAGCACGATGGGATTCACGAGATCATCGTGCGGCGGGGAGGTAAGTTGCGCTACGTGGAAAAACATTTCGGCCAGGGAGACGGAGGAAAACGAGTGCTGAACCCGCAGACGATCATCACTGTGGAAGAGGGCGCGGTCGCTGAATTAGAATTGATCCAGATTAAAGGAGTAGACAATACCATCCGACTGACCAGAGCGGAAGTGAAAAAGCACGGGTTGCTCAAGATGGTGGAAAAACTCCTCACCCATAATGAACAGAACGCCGAGTCTTCCATCGTAATTACCTTGGTGGGTGAAGATTCAGCCGCCCAGGTGATTTCCCGAGCTGTGGCGCAGGATTCGTCAAAACAAGTTTTTAAAGCTTCCCTTATTGGTCAGAACCGGTCGCGCGGCCATGTTGAGTGTGATGCTATTATCATGGACCAGGCGAAAATTACTTCTGTCCCTGAACTTCATGCAGAGCACGCTGAAGCCGAACTGACCCATGAAGCGGCGATCGGCAAGATTGCCGGTGACCAACTGCTGAAGATGATGTCCCTGGGGTTGACCGAGCAAGAAGCGATTGAGACGATCCTAAGTGGATTCCTTCGATAA